The Anabaena sphaerica FACHB-251 region ATATCGGATGCAGAATTAGCTAGTCGTCGTGCTAAGTGGCAACCCCCCGCACCACGTTATACTAAAGGCGTTTTAGCGAAATATGCCAAACTAGTAGCTTCCAGTAGTGTTGGTGCAGTCACGGATTTAGATTTGTTCGATAATTAGTGTTGAGTGATTAAATAGTCATTCATTCTGAACAGAGATGAGCTTGAAAACAAACTCATCTCTTAATGTAAATAGGGCTTGCTGCAAATCGGATTGCTATATAGATTCCAAAATAATATATCTAAGGATAGATGGAAGTTCTAACTAAAGGTATATTGCTCCTTGTAATTCAATATAGTTTGATTAATTTTGATACCTAAAAGCGTAAAATTCATATGATTGAGTGGGCATCCAGAGCTTTTCCTGTATCTTGATATAGGTTAAATTGGCATGACTAGAACATATACCGATTATCTAAAGCTTGATTTTATAGTTCGTAATCTTTCCAGTAAACTGAGTATTACTACAGCATTAATTGGCTTTGTAGTTTTACTAGGATGGATATTGAATCTGCCAGTTTTGAAGAGCGTTTTACCCGGATTGGTGACAATGAAGGTAAACACAGCTTTAGGTTTTTTTCTTGCTGGTATGTCTCTTTGGTTGTGGCATCAACATCATCAAAGGAAAAAACATCCTCTTAAATTACTCTCCCAAATATTAGCAGTAATTGTAGCACTGATTGGGTTATTGACATTAATTCAGTATGGCTTCAATATCAACTTAGGAATTGATCAACTGCTGATTAAAGAATCAGAAAATGCTGTAGCTACTTCTAGTCCAGGACGCATGGCACCGAATACAGCATTTTGCTTTTTATGGCTGGGTTTAGCTTTAATTTTGCTGCGCTACAGACTGATGAGCAGAGTTCAAACTTTAACCTTGGTCAGCTTTTTAATTGCTTTATTAGGGTTTATTGGCTATGTATTTAGAATTGATAGTTTCTATCACTTAGCACCTTTTACTGGTATGGCAGTGCATACTAGTGTCACCTTTCTTTTGCTCGGACTAGGAGTTTTACTAGCTTGTCCTGAAAAGGGCTGGATGCAGGAAGTAATGAGTCCTTACCTGGGTGGTGTCACTGCCCGCAATCTCTTACCCTTGGTGATCGGTGTTCCGATTTTAACTTCAGGATTATTTTTATCAGCTTACCGAACTGATGCTATCCCTATAGAGATTGGATTTGTAATTCGAGCTATTGTGAATATTGTTGTCCTCAGTGGAGTGGTTTGGTGGAATGCCAAATATCTGAATACCATAGACCAAAAATACCGCAATGCTCAACAAGCATTACAGGAATTTAATGATAATTTAGAAGCACGAGTACATGAGCGCACAGCCCAATTAGAGTTTGCAAATAATGCTTTAACAGAAAGCCGTCGTCAGTTATCGCATTTGATTAATACCTTGCCAGGAATTGTTTTTTCCCGCAGTGCTGATAATAATTGGTCAATTGATAGTGTCAGTGATGGTTATTTGTCTATCATTGGTGACTACCAATTAGAATTATGCGGCACTTATCAGGATCACACATTCCAAGATTTCATTGTGCCAGAGGATGTACCCAAAATTGTTGCCGCAATCCAAACAGCCATAGATAATAAAATTGCCTACCAAGTAGAGTATCGCCTTATTACTCAACGGGGTGAGGAAAAATGGCTATGGGAAAAGGGGATAGAAACATCAATTGATGGACAATCACCAACCATTCAAGGATTTATTACTGAGATTACATCTCTAAAACAAGCACAAAAAGCACTGGAAGAGAGTGAGTCCAAGTTTCGGGAAATAGCCGAAAATATTCACGAAGTCTTTCATATCAACTCTGCTGATTTGAGTGATTTATTATATGTGAGTCCTGGATACCAAGAAATATGGGGAAAAAGTTGTGAAAGTGCATATCAAAAGCCTGATTCTTGGAGTGAGTCCATCCACCCAGAAGATCGCGATCGCATCTTAGGGGCTTGTGAACGTCTGATTCAAGGAAAACCTCTGGAAGAAGAATATCGCATCATTCGCCCCAAGGGCGATATTCGCTGGATTTCTGCCCGTGTTTTCCCTGTTTATAGTCAATTTGGCCAAATACTACGTCATGTAGGAATTGCTGCGGATATCACGGCAAGGAAACTCACAGAAATCGCGCTCAGGTGTAGCGAAGAACGCTATCGTTCTTTGGTAGAAGCAACTGCCCAAATTACTTGGACAACAGACCCGACTGGACAATTTATCACTCTCCAAGAAAGTTGGGAAGCTTTCACTGGCAATACTTTTGCAGAATATCAAGGCTGGAATTGGAAAAATAGTATCCATCCCAATGATCAAGAAAATGTGGGACAAAATTGGTTACATAGCCTAGAAAACCGCTGCTTGTACGAAAATGAATGTCGTGTCCGTAACTACAATGGAGAATATAAGTATTTGTGGGTACGGGCTGTGCCGGTGCTGGAAACTGACGGTTCTATTCGTGAGTGGGTGGGAGCTTGTACCGATATCACAAGTCGCAAACAAGCAGAACTGGAAATTCAGCAACTGAATGAGGAACTAGAAGAAAGAGTACAGCAACGTACAGCCCAGCTTACAGCCGCGAATAAAGAATTAGAAGCATTTTCTTACTCAGTTTCCCATGACTTACGCGCCCCTTTGCGTGGTTTAGATGGCTTTAGTAAAACATTGCTAGAGCGTTACAAGGATCAATTAGACGATAAAGGTAAGCACTATCTCACTCGCATTCGTGCTGGGACTCAGCGCATGGGGGAACTAATTGATGATTTGCTGCAACTCTCACGAGTTACCCGCTCCCAGATGCAACTTACTGATGTTAACCTCAGTGCGATCGCTCAAGAAATAGCTCACGAACTGGGAGAAAGAGAACCACAACGGCAGGTAGAGTGGCTGATTGCTCCTGATCTCATTGTTCAAGGTGATTGCCAACTTTTACGTATTGTTATGGAAAACCTGTTAAATAATGCTTGGAAGTTTACATCCAAGAAAATACAGGCCAAAATTGAGTTAACTTCTCTGGTGTCTGATCTCGGCAAAGGTGATTACCTAACCTATGTTGTCCAGGATAATGGAGTTGGCTTTGATCAAACTTATGTAAATAAGCTATTTCAAGCCTTTCAACGCCTTCATTCTGTCGAAGAGTTTCCAGGAACAGGAATTGGTTTAGCGACTGTGCAACGAATTGTTCGTCGTCATGGTGGTGATGTGCAGGCAAATGGAGTTGTTGGAGAAGGAGCAGCTTTTTATTTCACCCTACAAGGTTAGATTTTGTGTTAAAAGGTTGACAATGGTTTGTATAAACTATTTATATTTAAACCAGTATGGCTCAGACATGGACCCTGTTAATTGTTGAGGATAACCCTGATGACATAGAATTAACATTACTTGCTTTTGAGCAAACGGGGCTGCGAGAAAATGTTGTCATTGCCAGAGATGGGGTTGAAGCAATTAATTATTTATTTGCAGATAACCCAGTATTAAATTCCCTTCCTGCTCTCATTTTATTGGACTTGCAGCTACCCCGAATTAACGGTTTAGAAGTGCTGCGGCTAATTCGTTCTCATGCTCGGACTCAATTGTTACCTATTGTTATTTTGACCACCTCTCATGAAGAGAGTGATCGGCTCCAAGGCTATAGTTTGGGTTGCAACAGCTATATTCGCAAACCCGTGGATTTTGACCAGTTTGTGAATGTCATACAACAGCTAGGAATGTACTGGTTGGTTCTCAACAGTCCTCCTCCCCTAACCCAGTAACTTATGTTTATGAATTATCAACTCAGAATTCTCATTGTTGAAGACAACTTAGATGATGCTGAATTAATGGTATTAGAACTGGAGGCTGCAAATTACGAGGTAGTTTACAAACAAGTTGATACTGCTGAGGCAATGGCAGCTGCTCTTGACTCTCAAGAATGGGATGTGATTTTAACAGACTATTCCATGCCTCACTTTAGTGCGGTCGCTGCACTTGATTTAGTCAAGCAACAGAAATTAGATACTCCTTTTATTGTTGTATCCGGTTCCATTGGGGAAGAAACAGCAGTTCAATTAATGAGAGATGGCGCTCATGATTATTTGATTAAACACAATTTAACAAGACTTGCTCCAGCCATAGAAAGAGAGTTACGAGAAGCAGAAGTGCGATGTGAACGCAAACAGGCATTGGAAAAGATACATTTTTTAGCATTTTATGATGAATTAACCAGCTTACCTAATCGCAATGCTTTTTTAAATGTTCTGCAACAATATATTGATGATGGTGATAAATTTGCAGTTGTGTTTGTAGATATTGACCAATATCGCCAAATTAAATATGGCTTTGGCCATATCAAAAGTGAACAACTGCTGATTGAGGTGGGAAAACGTGTGCAAAGCAGCTTACGTCCTGGTGACTTTTTAGCCAGAATA contains the following coding sequences:
- a CDS encoding response regulator, whose protein sequence is MAQTWTLLIVEDNPDDIELTLLAFEQTGLRENVVIARDGVEAINYLFADNPVLNSLPALILLDLQLPRINGLEVLRLIRSHARTQLLPIVILTTSHEESDRLQGYSLGCNSYIRKPVDFDQFVNVIQQLGMYWLVLNSPPPLTQ
- a CDS encoding PAS domain-containing sensor histidine kinase, with protein sequence MTRTYTDYLKLDFIVRNLSSKLSITTALIGFVVLLGWILNLPVLKSVLPGLVTMKVNTALGFFLAGMSLWLWHQHHQRKKHPLKLLSQILAVIVALIGLLTLIQYGFNINLGIDQLLIKESENAVATSSPGRMAPNTAFCFLWLGLALILLRYRLMSRVQTLTLVSFLIALLGFIGYVFRIDSFYHLAPFTGMAVHTSVTFLLLGLGVLLACPEKGWMQEVMSPYLGGVTARNLLPLVIGVPILTSGLFLSAYRTDAIPIEIGFVIRAIVNIVVLSGVVWWNAKYLNTIDQKYRNAQQALQEFNDNLEARVHERTAQLEFANNALTESRRQLSHLINTLPGIVFSRSADNNWSIDSVSDGYLSIIGDYQLELCGTYQDHTFQDFIVPEDVPKIVAAIQTAIDNKIAYQVEYRLITQRGEEKWLWEKGIETSIDGQSPTIQGFITEITSLKQAQKALEESESKFREIAENIHEVFHINSADLSDLLYVSPGYQEIWGKSCESAYQKPDSWSESIHPEDRDRILGACERLIQGKPLEEEYRIIRPKGDIRWISARVFPVYSQFGQILRHVGIAADITARKLTEIALRCSEERYRSLVEATAQITWTTDPTGQFITLQESWEAFTGNTFAEYQGWNWKNSIHPNDQENVGQNWLHSLENRCLYENECRVRNYNGEYKYLWVRAVPVLETDGSIREWVGACTDITSRKQAELEIQQLNEELEERVQQRTAQLTAANKELEAFSYSVSHDLRAPLRGLDGFSKTLLERYKDQLDDKGKHYLTRIRAGTQRMGELIDDLLQLSRVTRSQMQLTDVNLSAIAQEIAHELGEREPQRQVEWLIAPDLIVQGDCQLLRIVMENLLNNAWKFTSKKIQAKIELTSLVSDLGKGDYLTYVVQDNGVGFDQTYVNKLFQAFQRLHSVEEFPGTGIGLATVQRIVRRHGGDVQANGVVGEGAAFYFTLQG